The nucleotide window GAGGCGACGAGATTGAGGCTGGTCGGGCTGGTCGGGCGTGCCCTGGGACGCAGCAGGAACGGCGGCGGTAGCCAGAAATAGAACGCGGGCTAGATACCCAGAGCACCACGACTCTGGCGGCTGCCAATGCAAGCCATGGCATGATACGGGCGAATATATAGGCGCGTCACGGTCTCCTGGTTGAGGATCCGACCATGGCCTACATGCTGTACGGCACGTGCGTCTGTTTGTCTCCGGTCCGGTCCGATGCGGCTCGCGCCCCAGACAGCCTGGCTGGCTCtcgtggcggaggaggctggtgCCTCCCTGCTGTATGATGCGACCCGGCCGAGGCAGCTGACGGCGGCAAGCACCCCTCGGCGCCCCTCACAGGCGGCCTTGGTTTGCTTCCTGGGCCGGAGCCGGAAAGACCGAGCGCTACGCTACCTGTTCCCGGACAACCCATCACGCAAAGTCGGAGGGTTTAACCTGCGGGTCGATCACCGCACGTGGCCCACAGAACGACCGATTCTCTTCGCTGATGGGGATCCGCTCCGGGACTGCCAGTTGCCCGACACCGAGCTGCTGGCCCGCGACGAGCCGATCCCCATTACCTGGAGCTCTGACCCGGCTCTGCCGCTGCAGGACGTCATTGTCGCAAGGTGCTTGCTTCCCTTTGCTCACGTCACATGCATCTTTGCTGCAGACCTCGGGGGACTGCCCAGTGTTCGCCGCCTCTTGAATCGATGGGCGGTAGCAGGCCGTGATGCCACGCGGCCGTCGCTGCAGACGCGTATCATTGTCCTGGTTGACGCGGACGAGGTGTCCGAGTCGGATGGGCAGGCCTTGTTCCAGCAACTGGACGGATCAGAGCTGTACGCGAGCGTGCATCTGCTTCCGGTGTCACGGGGCGACGTGCTCTCCGACGAGGCGAGGTATCGCCCGGTAAAGGAAGAGATTCTCAAAGCCCTGGACCGGGCGACCCGGGAGCGAGTGACGACACAGACATCTTTCTTGGCGTGTCATCTGGCCCGCTTTCTGGAGGGTGCTATCCGCCACACGGCTCAGGACCACCAGAAGCCGTTTGATCTGATCGCAGCGGGCCGCCCCCAGCCCCGACCAGCCGAGTGGGCTGCCTGCATCGGGGACTTTCTCGAGCAGACGCAGGCCATTGGCTCCGAGACGCAGGACCAGCTCCTCGCCTCGAGTCTCCTGCTGGACGCCTACCCGCCGGATACTCACGGTAAGACCCCCCACGCGCGGCTGTCGGGTCGTGCACATGCCCCGATCTCTTCGACCACGCCCGGCAGTACATATACTGGGCGGGCCAAGGCTGACTTGCGCATCCAGGATTCCACCCGCGCGATCTGTTCCGCCAACGCTACCGACAGCCCTGCCTGGACGCGCTGCGGGGGGTTGCATGTTCCGCTACAGCCACGGCTCGCGCCGACTCGATCGAGTCACGGCTGGTTGACGCCCATGCATGCCTGCTGGACCAGGACGTGATTCCGTTAGCGCTCCATGTGCAGCACCTGGCCGAATGGCGGGCGATTTTCGAACGTCTCCACAGCAACCGTACGTGTTTGGGTTGCCTTCTGTGCCGCCCGCAACATCCGCTGGCCTGTGGCCATGCCCTGTGTGACCGCTGCATCGAGCGTTACGGTCGACCCGCCCCGCGGAGAGAGTCGGCCTTTGTCGTCGAGACCTGCCCACTGTGTCAAGCTCCATGCGTCACATCGGTGGTTCTCTTGCCTCCCACCGCGGCTGTGCGTGCCCTCGCCGTGGATGGGGGCGGCGTTCGTGGCGTCATCCCCATCCGAATCTTGCTGGGCCTGCAACTCATCCTGGGGCCCAAATGCTCCCTTCCGGGGCTGATTGATGTCGCATTTGGCACCAGTGCCGGTGAGGATGGCAACACAACCTGTCCTTTTCCCTGACCATAGTCCCCAGCGCGTGGCACATTCCCGTTTTGGGTGACTGACACCTGTACCGCAGGCGGGCTGATCATACTCGACATCTTTGCCAAGCACAGATCCGTGACAGACTGTCTGGAGGCTTTTCAGCGCCTGCTATTCCACTTCTTCCAGGGTCCACCATGCAGTCGTCTGTTCTCATGGCCACGCCGCATGATACGCAGTGCCCTGGGCCGAGGGCTATACGACGCGAACGAGCTCGAATCGCTTCTCCGCGCCCACTATAGCGATACACAGCGGCTTTTCAGCCCAGAGAGTAGGTTAGAGACCAAGGTCGcggtcaccaccaccactgaaGACGGTACGGCACTAGTGACTAATTATAAAGCCGCGACACTGCGGCCCCGCAATGTTGGTGCGTGCACGGTATTGTGACTTCGTTTTACGTGTTCCTTGCACTGGACGGTCGGGAAGTTCCTCAGTTCCTTCCTGACCGGGTGGCAACCTCATGTAGCTCTGACCGCTTTGTGCTTGGCTAACTCAGTAAACGTCACGGCCAGGCTACCGTAGTGTGCTTGCGAAGAcgccggaggaagagccGTTGCTCTGGCAGAGGTCAGCATCCCCGCTTCTACCGCAACCCAGGCTGCGTGACTGACAGACTGGATGTAGTGCCCGCGCCACATCTGCCGTCCCCCTGTAGGTGGCACCCCAAATCAGTGGCTGGTCCGGTGGTTGCGAGACTGGTCGGCTGGCTGACATGCCTTAGGCTTTTTCGCCCGCTGGTGCTGCCCGCGCTGGGCGCCTGTTGGGACGGGGGCCTGCGGCACAACAACCCAGTAGCGCTTTGTCGCCAGGAACTGCAATACATGTGGTCCTGGCAACCCCCACTTGGTATTCTCATTTCCATCGGCACGGGTACGCGAGGATCCCGCGCGAACAGTCCCGGTCCCGAACGGTCGTGCGCACCTGCCCCCCGTAGCCATTTCGTCTGGCCGGTGCTGCGTAGCTTCCTCGAGACCATGGACGGCAAGACATTGTGGGATCGCTTCCGCAACCAGGCGGCCGCGGCTGACCAGGACGCCTTGTCTCGACTGGACATCTGCCTTGCGGGACCGGAGCCCCGCCTTGATGCAGCCCATGCCATGGACGATCTCATCCGGCAAACCGTCGAACAGGGGGTGGGGAGACAGGGGCGCCAGTGCCTGCTGAGGCTCCTCGCGCAGAGTCTATTCTTCGAACTGGTCTCCGTTCCGGAGCGCGAGACGGGCACTCCGTCGTACTGGTGCGTCGGAACCATTCGGTGCCGGGTCTCCGGCGAGGTCTTTCTGAGCGCTATCCAACGAGTCGATGCATGCCAGATGGACTACGTCGTTGGCGGCAAGCCTCTGGGCATCAGCGTCACGGATGGGGCCACCTGCGCAAGGTGCGGGCGGTATTGCGTCCCTGTCCGGTTCCGCGTCCGCCGTCTGAGCGACACCGTTTCCCTATCACTCCGGCTGGACGACGGGCGACAGGTCCCCGTGGGCGGGTTCCCTAACCCGATGGATTGGTTTCTGCATCGGCAGGGATTGTCGCTTGCAGACGGCGTGACTGAACCTGGAGCCGCGTCCCGGGACGAGTGCGTGGCGTGTGAGCGCCGACTTGCGCTGCGGCGGGGTCTGCGGGTAACCCGACTGAAGGCCAGGCGGATGGTCCAGATTGCACACGCAATAGCTTGTGCAGCAGAAGAGGCCCAGGTTACTTACGAATAATGGCCTTTTGCACAAGAAGCTTCGGTGTCAATGGGATTACGCAGGCAGGCCAACCAGCGAGCTGGGCCGTGTTCTGTGTGCGACCACTGTTTTTCATTGCAAGAATTTCTAGTGTAGTCTGTTCACCGGCTGTCCGCGAGATCTGCTGGGTGCTGCTTTTGATCGGACCCGCAATCCCCACTGCTGTATTTTGTTGAGTCATTTGGCAAGCGAGTgttctcccctctttctcgtTCAATTCTTGCAGAATTAACGCGAGTCGCTTGTATGATGCCGTTCAGTGTAGTAGAGTTTGTCTAGACTTCTGTAATCTATACAAGAAAATTTACTCACACTAGTGTGTGGCTGAGGCGAACACCGGGACTTCCTCTCTAAGCTAGCCGGCTACGGGTAATCACTTGTTCCCACTCCTGTGCTTGCAGTGGCGGCCAAGCAAATCAATTCCCGGCTCTACTGTACCTCTGGTACGATGTATATTAACCGCCTACCGCAGCAGGCACCAATCTCCATGGATCAGTCGCTAGGAAGCCCCACGGGGATTTGCGGGCCCGCTCATGAATGGCTTACAAATGCGGCGGATGATGTCGTCGAGTAGAGATGATCGACACCGTCCGATGCCACGTTCCGCAACAGCTGAAAACTCAATTGTTCCCACACAATGTATGCTATTGTTGATGAAAAGTTTCACGGAGAGGAAATCCGAGATCCACGTGGTCTTCTGGCCGAGTCCACTTGCGGAGCGGGCACCCGCTGCTGATCTGCTTCCTGATCCTACGGTATCCCGGGTTGGCCATCAGATGTCTTGAAGGGGAATAGCGCAATGGGCAATTTCTGTCAACTAGGCCATTCTAGACGTCGGCGTTGCTGCCAGCGAGCTTGACCGGTGAACCGGACGTAGATTTGGCCACCCATGTGGTCGAAGAAGCTTTTCCCAACACTTCTGAGCCTTGGAACTTGGGCAACATTGACGCTTATCATACCGGGATAGAAACTGCTCTTTTCATGGCTCCCACCCGTCCAGGGATCTTGAACACGCCCATTCCTGCAGGGCTGGAAGAGACGTCATAGCCTGGCACATTTTCTGCTGCATCATCCCACGCGGTTTCATCATTCACGAACGTATCCGGAAAATGAACGCTGGAGCAAAGACTACGGATGCCGGACTAAACAGTGCTTGTGAGTCCGTAGTCACGGGTAGATCTGTGGGCCCTGCCGATCCTGTTTGAGATGCAAGAGGCAGCAGGATTCCCACCACACGCTATCCATGGTTGTCAACATTGGATCTTGGGGCTTCTCAGCCCTAGCCGCTAATTACCACTAGCGCATGGGTCTTCAGACCTTATCCCCATCTACTGCCCCGCAGTCTCCCAGGCAGTGTTATCGAAGGCCGTTGAAACGCGGCGAATGGCAGCAGTCGACAAGCAGGGATTGTGTGTGACACCGGGGACTGACGTCCATATGTATATTCCGCACAGGAAAGATATGGAAGGCGATGTCTTCCGTTGCCCAGCTGGCTATGCTGTAAGTGACGGCCGGGGTTCTGGGATGAAGAAATATTTCCGATCTGGCCAATTCCATAAGTGCCAGAGGAGGGAGCCGTTGGAGGTAGTGCCATCTTGACAGGAAGTTCGCCAATGTAACTTCACCATTTTAATCATGTAATAATGGTGCGGGATTTGTGAAAGGTACACTGCAGGAACCATGGTACACATACTCTCCTTGtccctcccccgcccccgGCTGGAAATAATGCGGCGTCCTGCACCCTTAATCGGGTCCGATGGCGGCGTTGACAGATACCAACAAGCAGTGTAAAAGGAGCTCTCTCAGACACGCATGGTTCGCTATAAGAGCGTCGATCTTCTCGCCGACTGTGTCGAGACCAGGAATATGCACCCAGCTTTAAAACCAGAAGAATGGCCGTGATTGATATCACAGATGCCACAGCAAAGGACTGCGAATCTAAGGAGACCTCTGGGTCTGCGGGGCAGCTGCATATCGGGTGTTGTGTTTGGACGTTTGGTAAAGCTCCTACGCGGACCC belongs to Aspergillus luchuensis IFO 4308 DNA, chromosome 3, nearly complete sequence and includes:
- a CDS encoding uncharacterized protein (COG:O;~EggNog:ENOG410PN65;~InterPro:IPR001841,IPR017907) produces the protein MRLAPQTAWLALVAEEAGASLLYDATRPRQLTAASTPRRPSQAALVCFLGRSRKDRALRYLFPDNPSRKVGGFNLRVDHRTWPTERPILFADGDPLRDCQLPDTELLARDEPIPITWSSDPALPLQDVIVARCLLPFAHVTCIFAADLGGLPSVRRLLNRWAVAGRDATRPSLQTRIIVLVDADEVSESDGQALFQQLDGSELYASVHLLPVSRGDVLSDEARYRPVKEEILKALDRATRERVTTQTSFLACHLARFLEGAIRHTAQDHQKPFDLIAAGRPQPRPAEWAACIGDFLEQTQAIGSETQDQLLASSLLLDAYPPDTHGFHPRDLFRQRYRQPCLDALRGVACSATATARADSIESRLVDAHACLLDQDVIPLALHVQHLAEWRAIFERLHSNRTCLGCLLCRPQHPLACGHALCDRCIERYGRPAPRRESAFVVETCPLCQAPCVTSVVLLPPTAAVRALAVDGGGVRGVIPIRILLGLQLILGPKCSLPGLIDVAFGTSAGEDGNTTCPFP
- a CDS encoding uncharacterized protein (COG:S;~EggNog:ENOG410PW16); this encodes MWSWQPPLGILISIGTGTRGSRANSPGPERSCAPAPRSHFVWPVLRSFLETMDGKTLWDRFRNQAAAADQDALSRLDICLAGPEPRLDAAHAMDDLIRQTVEQGVGRQGRQCLLRLLAQSLFFELVSVPERETGTPSYWCVGTIRCRVSGEVFLSAIQRVDACQMDYVVGGKPLGISVTDGATCARCGRYCVPVRFRVRRLSDTVSLSLRLDDGRQVPVGGFPNPMDWFLHRQGLSLADGVTEPGAASRDECVACERRLALRRGLRVTRLKARRMVQIAHAIACAAEEAQVTYE